One stretch of Glycine soja cultivar W05 chromosome 7, ASM419377v2, whole genome shotgun sequence DNA includes these proteins:
- the LOC114418807 gene encoding 60S ribosomal protein L37a isoform X2, with product MTKRTKKAGIVGKYGTRYGASLRKQIKKMEVSQHSKFFCEFCGKYAVKRKAVGIWGCKDCGKVKAGGAYTLKYTSKTDELHQLSTSSYG from the exons ATg ACCAAGAGAACCAAGAAGGCCGGTATTGTTGGAAAATACG GCACCCGATATGGTGCTAGTTTAAGGAAACAAATCAAGAAGATGGAAGTTAGTCAGCACAGTAAATTCTTCTGCGAGTTCTGTGGAAAg TATGCTGTTAAGAGGAAGGCTGTGGGTATTTGGGGCTGCAAAGATTGTGGAAAAGTGAAGGCTGGAGGTGCTTACACATTGAA GTATACATCCAAAACTGATGAGCTTCATCAGCTTTCAACCTCATCATATGGATGA
- the LOC114418807 gene encoding 60S ribosomal protein L37a isoform X1, translating into MTKRTKKAGIVGKYGTRYGASLRKQIKKMEVSQHSKFFCEFCGKYAVKRKAVGIWGCKDCGKVKAGGAYTLNTASAVTVRSTIRRLREQTES; encoded by the exons ATg ACCAAGAGAACCAAGAAGGCCGGTATTGTTGGAAAATACG GCACCCGATATGGTGCTAGTTTAAGGAAACAAATCAAGAAGATGGAAGTTAGTCAGCACAGTAAATTCTTCTGCGAGTTCTGTGGAAAg TATGCTGTTAAGAGGAAGGCTGTGGGTATTTGGGGCTGCAAAGATTGTGGAAAAGTGAAGGCTGGAGGTGCTTACACATTGAA CACTGCCAGTGCTGTCACTGTCCGGAGCACCATTCGGAGGCTGAGAGAGCAGACTGAGAGTTGA